The region cagtgtatgcatgtcaatcccaatctcccaattcatcccaccacaacccccacccctccgccgctttccccccttggtgtccatacgtttgttctctacgtctgtgtctcaatttctgctctgcaaactggttcatctgtaccattttctaggttccacatatatgcgttaatatacgatatttgtttttctctttctgaattacttcactctgtatgacagtctctaggtccatccatatctcaacaaatgacccaatttcgttcctttttatggctgagtaatattccattgtatatatgtaccacatcttctttatccattcgtctgtcgatgggcatttaggctgcttttagggagtgttctaatttcatgcctttacatgcagctgtccagttttcccagcaccacttattgaagagactgtcttttctccattgtatatccttgcctcctttgtcagagattagctgaccatatgtgcatgggtttatctctgggctttctatcctgttccattgatctatatttctgtttttgtgccagtaccatattgtcttgattactgtagctttgtagtatcgcctgaggtcagggagtctgattcctccaactccgattttttccctcaaggctgctttgggtattcggggtcttttgtgtctccatacaaattttaagattattttgtcctagttctgtaaaacatgccattggtaatttgatagggattgcattgaatctgtagattgctttgggtagtatagtccttttcacaatattgattcttccaatccaagaacatggtatatctctccatctatttgtatcatctttactttctttcatcagtgtcttatagccttcaaagtctgattctctaggaattcctcctcccgttgccggacccccaggttgggaagcctgatgtggggctcagaaccttcactccagtgggtggacttctgtgttctccagtttgtgggtcacccacccagcagttatggaatatgattttattgtgattgcgcccctcctgccgtctcattgtggcttctcctttgtctttgcatgtggggtatcatttttggtgagttccagtgtcttcctgtcgacgATTGTTCAGCAGTtcgttgtgattctggtgttcttgcaagagggagtgagagcacgtccttctactccgccatcttgaaccaatctccaacTTACCTTTTAATTATGTTCATGATTGACTATctgtctctccccactccctacTGGAATGTTAACTccaagaaaaaaggaattttcttctttagttcAGTGATGTATCCTCAGTTCCCTGATCgatgcctggcatgtggtaggtGTCCAATATTAGTTGAAAGAATGAACGACATTTGGAGGATTTTGTGCTTGGGGATGGTGCCAAGGCTTGCCGTGCATAACCTCATTTCTTTATCACAGCATCCCTTGGAGGGAGGCCTTGTCACTGTCTCCCTTTGCACAGAGGACAAAAACAGAGGCTTCTAGAAGCTGCATATGGACACCCTACACACACATCCAATAGTAGAGTCCAGAAGCTTAGCTGGCCTCCATGGAACAACTGGCTGTGTTCTCCCTTCTAGTCGAAGAGGACTGAATGAAGGTCAGGGTCAAAGGTAGCTCCTGGCAGGCACCTGCAGGGGAGTGGAGGAGCCATGAGCAGCTGGCGTGGGGTTGGGTGGGGGCACACCTGAAGGGGCTTTCTCAGGTACCCGCAGGGAGCCGCCTTGAACTTGGCTGGGTTCAGCCTGCCCCTCTCAGGAGGATGGCCAACGCCAGACCTATAAGTGATGCGGACCGAGCTCCAAAGTGAAGCCCCAGCAGAGCCTGGAACTTGTTGCTGGAGCACGTACCTGGTGATGgtcggggctggggctgggcgcCCAAGAGGCTgggactacacacacacacatacacacacacacacacacacacacacacacacacacacacacacacacacacttcactccCCCCATTCCTTCTACCCTCCCTCAACCCCCCTCAGCTCCGcacttcccctccccgccccacactTACTGAAGCCCAGTCCAGCCCAGCCAAGCCCAGCCCAGAAAGGGCCCATCGCTGTGATTGGTCAGTGGTTCTCTGCACCAGGAATTGAGACACAGGAgacgggaaggaaggaagagggtgggtggggcggggagagggatGAGGCTACTTTTATATCTACTCCCAGAGCTGGATGTCTGTTCACCATGGACATGGCCGGGTACAGCAGGTGGGACGGCAGCCTGGAGGAGGTCCCCGGAGGTATGAGCAATGGGGCTGCCTCACAGGTCCCCTGGGGTCCCTCTCTGACCAGTGGTTTGGGGTTTGATGGGAGAATGGAGAGGACCAGCCCAGAGAGGGCCTACGTAGTGAGTGCAGGAGAGACACCACAGGCCCTAGAGCCAGCTGGACCTGGATTAAAATTTCAACTCCGCCACTTAGGGGCTGTGTGACCACAGACAAGTTACCgtacctctctgaatctcagtttcctgagAGGAACCCAAGCATCCAGGGCTCAGTCCTCAGGGCCCAGGGATCCAGGGTGGTCCTGGTACCGGAGGAACTCAGGAGTCCATCCGTGTTATCCCAGGGCACTGGGGACGCTGGGGACAGAGACCCCTCCTCCTGGCCCTGGCTCTCTTGGTGGTCACAATCCTCTGGGCCCTCGTTCTGAGCGTCCTGTTTTCCAAGGGTGAGTGACTGGATGACGGGGGAGGTCGTGTCCAGCCCCCCTGGGGACATAGACCTTTTCTCCGTCCCTGAGCGCACCAGCCAGGTCCCAGGCCCTTGCCTGGGTCTGAGTGTGAACACGTCAGAACAGAGTTTGTGTGCACCCACGTGTGTGCATATGTGCCTGTGAATGTGTTTGTCCTTTGTCGGTGTGTGTGCACATCACGTGCGCTGCACGCCTGTCCACCCACTCTGTGTGTCCGGTGATCAGGGTCCCTGCACCCCTCGGGCCGCGGGGAGAGTTCCCGAGTCCCCCTCTCTCTGCAGCCTCCACAGAGCGCAGGGCGCTGCTTGGCCAGCAGGATCTGCTGAGGACAAACTGTACGTGCAGAACAGGGGCTCTTGGGTCCCCAAAGTTCGGGGGCGGAAGGGTCTTGGACCCTGGCATCGGGGTAGTGGGTGGGTCGGTGGGGACCTCACAGTCTGCTAGGCTGGCCCTGGAGTTGGGCAGGGTCCTGTGAGTCCCCGAGGGTGACCTGGAGTGTGTGGGGTGGATGGGGGATCGTTCCAGCCTCGAAGCAGACGGCGGTGCTGGGTGTCCTGAAGGAGGAGGTCCGAGCCTGCAATAGCTGCTGTGAGACTGGTGGACCGAGGTTGCGGGGCTTGTGGCCGGGATTGGAGGAGGCAAGTGGGAGCTGGGCTCTGGCGTGTAGCGGGGGCGGCAGGCTGGTCTCAGATGTCCCGTCCCCATCCTCGCCCCCCTTCCCAGGCCTGGGGACTCAGGCGCAGCTGCAGACCGTGCACACCAAGCTTAGAGAGGCACAGTCGAAGCTGATCCAGCAGGAGAGCGCCCTGAAAGAACTGAGCGAGCGCGGTGAGGGCAGGACATTGCCATGATCCCTGACCCCTCACCCCGGCTGTTACCCTACCCTTGATTCACCTCCGGACCCTTCTGTGACCCCCACCTGTCCTGTGATCCTGACCATAGACCCCAGTCGTGTCCTCCATCCTAACCCTGACCTCTGGACTCTGACCTTGACTGCAACTCCTAACCCCAACTGCAACTGGACCCTACCCAGCTATAACAGTCCTTGACCGTGatgtcattgttgttgtttttttaacatctctattggagtataattgctttacaattattagtttctgctttataacaaagtgaatcagttatacatatacatacagttatacatatacatatgttcccatatctcttccctcttgcatctccctccctcccaccctccctatcccacccctctaggtggtcacaaagcaccgagctgatctccctgtgctatgcggctgcttcccactagctatctattttatgtttggtagtgtgtatatgtccatgccactctctcactttgtcccagcttacccttccccctccccatatcctcaagtccattctctagtaggtctgtgtctttattcccgtcttacccctaggttcttcatgatcttttttttttcttcttaaattccatatatatgtgttagcatacggtatttgtttttctctttctgacttacttcactctgtatgacagactctaggtccatccacctcactacaaataactcaatttcgtttattttatggctgagtaatattccattgtatatatgtgctacatcttctttatccattcatccgatgatggacacttaggttgtttccatctctgggctattgtaaatagagctgcaatgaacattgtggtacatgactctttttgaactatgggtttctcagggtatatgcccagtagtgggattgctgggtcgtatggtagttctatttttagttttttaaggaacctccatactgtctccatagtggctgtaccaattcacattcccaccagcagtgcaagagtgttcccttttctccatgccctctccagcatttattgtttctagattttttgatgatggccattctgatcggtgtgagattatatctcattgtagttttaatctgcatttctctaatgattaatgatattgagcattctttcatgtgtttgttggcaatctgtatatctttggagaaatgtctatctaggtcttctgcccatttttggattgggttgtttgctcaataacaaaaacaacccaatccaaaaatgggtgctGTCATTCTTGACCTTGGCAATGACTACGGAAGTGGATGCTGACCTTAACTGATCATGACCCTATTACTGATGCTGAGCCTAGCTATAATCTGGACTCGTTTTACCTCGCAGTGACCCAGAGCTTGGCTGAAGCCGGTAGGGACCGTGAGAACATCCGCACTGAGCTCTTCCGGGCGCTGGAAGGAGTCCGGCTCGGGAACAGTGAGCACGATCCGGAGGGgtgaaggggagaggagaggacaagTGAATCCCGCCCTTGGGCCCCAGGGTTCCCTGATCCGCCTGGCCCCGCCCTTTGACCTTGGCCTGGTTTCAGTGGCACCGACCCTGAGCCCAGTGGTGCAACACTCCCCTCCCCAATCCTCACCATCTGCTCCATTTGGGAGCAAATCACCTCTTTGATCCTCGCCACCCTGCAGGCTCCTGCGAGGAGTGCCCCAAGTCGTGGCTGCCATTCCAGGGCTCCTGTTACCTTTTCTCCACCCAACGGGCCACGTGGGTGGAGGCGCAGCGCCACTGCGAGGGCGCCAGAGCGCACCTGGTGATTGTCGGGGGCCTGGATGAGCAGGTGCGCAGCTCCGgctttggggggcgggggggcggggagaaggaGTTTACCTGAGGGGGCGGGGCCGGACGGACGCGTGGCTCAGTCTCCCCTCTTGCCCAGGTCTTCCTAAGTCGGAACACTGGTGGCCGCGGTTACTGGCTGGGCCTGAGGGCCGTGCGCAGGGCGCGCAGGATCCAGGGCTACCAGTGGGTGGACGGAGTCCCGCTCAGCTTCAGGTGAAGGAAGGGACTTGGGGAGGCTGACAGTTCGGATCCTAGGAGAAGCGCTTCGGCCAGATCTCCGGGCCTCCTTAGGGATGGGCGGGCTATACCCCAGGAAGTGACTAGGGTTAAATTCTGGGGTTAGAAAGTTATATCCCAGGTGCGTGTGCTCAGGTTAGACCCTCAGGATGTCTAGGTTAGCCCCAAGCAATAAACAGGCTAGACCCCGGAAAGGAAGACTGGACCCCATGGCCATCCTCAGCCTAGCCTCCCAGCAACACCCCCGCTAAACCACTGCAGCCACTGGAATCAGGGGGAGCCCAACGACTCGCTGGGGCGCGAGGACTGCATCATGATTCTCCGCACGGGGATGTGGAACGACGCACCGTGCGACAACAGGGACGACAGCTGGATCTGTGAGAAGAGGCTCAGCTGCTGACCTCCCCCAGTGCCCCAGAGTCACGCCCACTGGCACTTGTCCAATCGCCTGAGCCGCTCACCGTCCTGGCTCCGCCCACCTCCATTAAtttcccaccccacccacagCGTAGGCCAGTAACTGCACTCTGAGACCTCCGCTCCAGCCTCACTGCAACCCCTCACCCGTGGACCTCACCTAGTCCCCACCCGCCCCAAAATCTGAGCTCCCCAGCCCTGTGATCTGGCCTTAGCGCCCTCCCTAACCAAGGTCAAGTAACTCAAGGATGGAGctgtttaatttactttatttaccATGCAGATGGAAGGCCTCAAAGAAGGGATTTTGAGAGCTTTCTTTGCAGCCCGAGGGAGCATCAATAAATGAGAAATGAATCTTGGCTCCTGGCTCTGGTTAGCCGTTCTAAGCTTTATCTCAGGGACTCTGATGTCACCCATGTGAGTGACCCTGACCTCAGGGGCCTATGATACCCCCCAAACCCAGTGGGTAACCTGCATTGGGCCAGGGGCTGtagggcactggggacacaggaaTGAGTCTGACCCCCATCCCTACCCCTGGGACAATGTGACCAGTGACTCGACTGAGGAATACATGGTGCGTTTGAAGGAGCCACCTGTGTCCCCAGGGAGAGGAACTCTGCTGAGATGCTGCAGTGCTGGCCCTGTTCCTTGAGGAGACTGTCACCCTATTGTGGAGAGCCTGACACAAGGCCCTGAGACAGGTGGGAGAGGGGCTGCCCGGATCTGATGAGCATGTCCCTTTCGTCTCGGGCACCCAGGTTCTGTGGGATGTTCAGGAAATACATCCAGAGAAGATGGACCTTCCAAGAACAATGGGATTTCAGCACATGGAGCTGGGAAGGGAGGGCTTTGCAGATAGAGAGTGTTGGAAAGTGTAAGCTATGGCTGAACCCATTTGGGGGGTGTGGGGTGCACACAGCCTGGCGTTATCAACTGGAGACTTTTGATCTGAATTGACCCTGCACTCCCAAAGCTTCCTGCTCCTGTCTTGGGGACCTGGGGGCTCTCCCAGCATTTCCAGTGGAGACGGATCCAACTGTCCAACTGAGGGGAGTGACAGGCTAGCAGCTTTTAGTTCTGTGCAGAGCTGAGCCCAGAACCAAAGCTGCTCAGAACCCCCAAGCTGCCCAGCCCTGAGAGCATCCACGGAACAGGAACAGGAGGGAACAGCACCCCAACTCCCTGGCCAGACAGAATCTTTCAGTGCTGTAACCAGGAAACCCCCAACCCTTCTCTGAATCCTCTAACCTGCAgcgcaggggacttccctggcagtctagtggttaagactccacacttccactgcagggggtgcaggctcGATATCTGGTGGGGGAACAGAGATCCTACATGCCGAGTGGtgtggcaataaataaataaataaataaataaataaataaataaataaataaataaacgccAACCCAGAGCAAGGCATTGACCTTTCCCAGGAGCCATCTGACTTATGGATAGATAAAATACCTAGTAGACTGTTGACCAGACTGATGGATTTCCAGACAGTCAGCTTGGAAGAGTGTAtgagtttcctactgctgctgtaacaaatgccTGCCAACTCGGTGGCTTCAAACAATATACATCTATTCTACAGttgtggaggtcagaagtccaagattagtttcattgggacttccctggcggttcagtggttaagactccatgcttccactgcaggggcatgggttcgatccctggtcggggaactaagatcccgaatgctgtgcagtgcggccaaaaagagaaaataaacaaacaaaattagtTTCACTGGACTGAAATCAAGGTCACGAGGGTCAGGCTCCCCCCAAGAAACTCCATgtcacccagcaattccacttctggatagaTATCCAAAAGAAcggaaagcagggtcttgaagagatatttgcatacccgtgttcatagcagcattattcacaatagccaacagggagaagcaacccaagtgtccatcaatggatgagtggataaaccaAACATActcatccatataatggaatattattcagccttagaaaggaaggaaattctgacacacattACAGCATTATGCTGTGTGAAATAAGGACAAATactgttgtttaatgggtacagagtttcagtgcTGCAAGACGAAACAATTCTGGAGATCTGTTGCAGAACGATGCGAATATACTTAACACTCCTGAACtgtccacttaaaaatggttaagatggtacattttatgttatgtttattttacaacagttgaaaaaattttttattttaaatgcacttATTTCAAGCTTACAGTTTAACAAGTTTTGAGAAATATATACAGATGTGTAAGCACCACTGCACTGCAgatctagaacatttccatcacctcctaAAATTCCTTCTTGTCCCTTCCCAATCaatcctcccctcctcccctcccccaggccaccACTGACCTGCTTTCCGTCACTATTGATGAGATTTGTCTTTTCTCAAATGCCATATACACTGAATCGTACAGTGTGTAGTGCTCTGTGCCTGGATTCTTTCTCTGGACATacagtgtttttgagattcacccacgctgttgtagtttgtttcttttcattcctgaATCATCTCCCATTGATCGGCTGGACCACCATCTGTGTATCCAGTCACCTGTTGACAGATGTTTGTGTTGTTTGAATGTGAGAGTATGAACCAAGCTACCGTGAATAATCTCATACAGAACTTTTTATGGATTtgagttttcacttctcttgggtaaacacctGGGAGTGGGTCAGATAGTAGGTAAGTGATTAAGTTTATAagccaaatagttttccaaagtggttgcaccctTTTTGCATCCCCAATACTCAGCGATGTCTCCAGGCTCTGGTGGCTCGGGGAGGGTATTTTTGACCCAAGAGAGGCTTTAGCCGTTCTAGAACCAGGTGGAGGTGCTTATCTAGAGAAGAGCAGGAGGGGCGGAAATGAGGCTGGAAATTGAAGCTGATATTGTGGGAAAGCAGGAAGCACGGGTTTACATGTGCCTGATAACACATGTTTTCACGGGAAGATGAGacagggcagggggctgggaagCGGGAGGTTGGGGAGGGGTCTCTGCCATTTGGAACTACAGCCCCCTGAACAGAGACAAATAGAAGGGTTGTTGACTGCACCCCAAAGAGGGGCCTTCTGGGGGTGACAACAGTGGTGCTTCAGCAGACCGAGGAGGAGGTTGGCCAGAGAGAAGCTGGAGAGGGGAGAGCTGATGGGAGAGCAAGTCTCCGTGAACAAGGAgcaatttctttcattcattcatgcattcaatgCCATCATTTTCTCACCCAGAAACATTTCTTGtgcacttactgtatgccaggcactggagtTCCAATGGAGAACAAGAGGTAAAAATAACCTCTTGTTTTTTTACCTTAGACTGAGTGGAAGCAGCCACCCACAAAATCGTATAGACGCTATGAgcccatttatatgaagttctagaatagGCAGAACTACTCAAGCTTGGAAAATTGTGGGCACAATCGTTCCCCGGGATCAGAGGCAGAGACTTCCTGAGAAGGGCCATGAAAGAACTTTCTGGAATGATGGAAACATTCTGTACCTTGATAGAAGTTTGGATTACCCAGGTGAATGCATTTGTCAAAGCTCCAAGAAAACACTGCTGGAATTTGTGTATTTCATCCTAAGTTATTTTactcaaaagggaaaaaagttagGAGAGCAGCCAGTGAACATTGACCTCTCGTTCACGGTCTGTGGGTTGGAGCATTTGGGAGGGGGATTTAGTATTGATATGTAGGGGGCTGGAGTGAGCTAATGTCTGCaccttactttgaaatgcatgaaaaataaaatggattgagGGGTGGATGGATGAACAGATTTGTAATCAAGCAAATATAGACAGTGTTGATTGTAGAATGTAGGGATGGATTTTCATTCTAAAACTCAACTTTTCTGTCTGCTTGAACATTGTCATAATGAAATGTTGGGGTTCAGGTTGTGGTTGCTGCCTTCTTGGGGCTCACAGTCTGGCAGGTGATGAAGAGGAGGTGATGAGGAGAAGTAGAAGGTGGTGTGCCCACGTGGTGAACTTGGAAGTGGAACATTGTGGGAAAGCAGTCCCCCCGCTCCCTGCACTTCTATCCTAAGgagtgaggagggggagggaaagcaGGGTCTGTCTTGGAGAGGCCAAAGGGGCTTGTGCTGGGAAGCAGGGGGTTGGGGGCAGAAGAGACCCCTTCCGGCCACCCTCTTACCCTTTCCCAGTAGGTGTTCCCACCAACAGCCCCCTGAGTGACCACATGACCCCACTGTCTGGGGCTGAGTCAGCAAATCAAAGATGACCTTGGAGCCCAGCCAGGGTTTCCTGGATGGAACGGCCCTATCTGTCACCCCGTTTTCCAAGGAAGTGAACTTGGGACAGAGTAGCTTGTCGTTTCCAACCTCCCTCATCCCTCCCCCCCAATTCCAGGACCCCCCCCCGGGATCCTGAGGCATCTTACTGGGTTGGCTGAGGTATCTGGGGAAGCCCCTAGGGTAGGACAGAACACACACTCCTCCTGTCCCCTTGGCAGCCCCTTTGCCATCCACCTCACCACCCCGCCCCCAACTCTTCCCTCTCCTGTGTCCCCACGTCCACTCACAGATGGCTCAAATGGATGGATTTGACAGACGCAGACAGAAGGACCAGAGTCTAGAACCTGTGCTTGCCACTTACTCGATGGGTGAGCCTAGGCAAGTGACTttgcctccctgagcctcagtttttacATCTAtcaaatgggaacaataataacATCTACCTCCTCAGGTGCTGTGGTCAGCTGAACGATGACCCCCAAAGATGTTTCCGTcccaatccctggaacctgtgaataggCAACCTGACAGGGTGAAAGGGGCTTTGCAGTTGACATTAAGTTAAGGATctggagatggggagatgatCGTGGACTACTCAGGTAAGCCCAGTGTTATCCCAAGAgcccttataagagaaaggcaggAGGATCAGAGTCAGAGAAAGGTTGAAAGATGCTACACTGtttgctttgaagatggaggaaggggccacaggcCATTGAAAGTGGggggcctctagaagctggaaaagctaAGAAAACATTCTCTCTAGAATGTCCAGGAGGAGGGCAACCCTGTCCACGCCTTGATTTTAGCCAGTGAGACCTGTATtgggcttctgacctccagaactgcaagataatACACTTACGTTGTTTAAAGCCAGCCAGTTTGAGGTAATTCCTTACAGCAGTCATTAAGAAACTCCTACAGATGTGATGTCTGtaaagcacctactgtgtgcctagcCCTGAGCCACGGGCTGGGGACTCGGTGGTGACAACAGGCACTGCCCCTGCCCTTCTGGAACTCGTGTTCTAATGGGCACTGTGCAAGATATAAGCAAACCAGACACCTTCACAGGTGGGGGTCATAGAGACCATTGACAGGGTGACTGAGGGGCTAGGGGCCGCTTTAGCTGGGACCACTTCTCTTGGAGGGCAGAGAACTGGAGGATGAGGAAGGGCCAGCCAGAGGGCTCAAAAAACAGAAACGTGTGCAGATGTGGCTGGAGCTGAGCAAAGGAACAATGCAGGCAAGGAAGGTGCCAGCCACACAGGGCCCTGCTGGCTGCAGGGAGTTTTCTTCCAAGAGCCTTTGTGCTttgtggcggggggcgggggagggtatTAATAATGGGAGATATGCGACATTGATGTGTTTCGGGAAATAGT is a window of Globicephala melas chromosome 3, mGloMel1.2, whole genome shotgun sequence DNA encoding:
- the CLEC4G gene encoding C-type lectin domain family 4 member G, encoding MDMAGYSRWDGSLEEVPGGHWGRWGQRPLLLALALLVVTILWALVLSVLFSKASTERRALLGQQDLLRTNSSKQTAVLGVLKEEVRACNSCCLGTQAQLQTVHTKLREAQSKLIQQESALKELSERVTQSLAEAGRDRENIRTELFRALEGVRLGNSSCEECPKSWLPFQGSCYLFSTQRATWVEAQRHCEGARAHLVIVGGLDEQVFLSRNTGGRGYWLGLRAVRRARRIQGYQWVDGVPLSFSHWNQGEPNDSLGREDCIMILRTGMWNDAPCDNRDDSWICEKRLSC